One Edaphobacter flagellatus genomic region harbors:
- a CDS encoding AbiJ-related protein: MAGALGLSNPHCPPGRTLTVMVRNGGQRISEITRQEIVDRILMQTPADFPGRFGLIPFLKRVWPLSQMPSTDSRFKDAEGDIWQHMVNNDDWTMHDLLVSRLKILGIPDQKFGVFLETLVHPLNIPDRASQEERVEWINKELVNDAFELRKTEEISSRPIYKLSPIGGGELGNAYEVVLSFAGEDRTYVEQVAEILKAHDVALFYDNYEEASLWGKNLVEHLHKVYSGSGRYCVMFISAAYAQKVWPTHERRSAFEKAIESKEEYILPARFDDTEIPGLHKHIGYVDLRRKTPKELAKLIMQKLGHSVDGFESNDPFPKISNDEIPF, encoded by the coding sequence ATGGCGGGCGCACTCGGCCTCTCCAATCCACACTGTCCCCCTGGTCGTACACTGACTGTAATGGTACGTAACGGCGGGCAACGGATTAGTGAGATCACGAGGCAAGAGATCGTCGATCGCATTCTCATGCAAACCCCTGCGGATTTTCCGGGCCGCTTTGGGCTCATTCCGTTTCTCAAGCGCGTGTGGCCGCTGAGCCAAATGCCCTCAACCGATAGTCGCTTCAAAGATGCGGAGGGCGACATTTGGCAGCACATGGTCAACAATGACGACTGGACCATGCACGACCTGCTGGTAAGCCGACTGAAAATCTTGGGGATTCCTGATCAGAAGTTCGGCGTCTTCCTCGAAACTCTTGTACATCCGCTCAACATCCCAGACAGAGCAAGTCAGGAGGAACGGGTGGAGTGGATCAACAAGGAACTGGTGAACGATGCCTTCGAGCTCCGGAAGACTGAGGAGATTTCATCGCGCCCGATTTATAAGCTCTCGCCTATAGGCGGCGGAGAGCTTGGTAACGCTTACGAAGTGGTGCTCTCGTTTGCAGGCGAGGACAGGACCTATGTCGAGCAGGTTGCTGAGATTCTGAAAGCCCACGATGTAGCCCTCTTCTATGACAACTACGAGGAGGCATCCTTATGGGGCAAGAACCTTGTCGAGCATCTCCACAAGGTGTATAGCGGCTCAGGCCGGTACTGCGTGATGTTCATTTCTGCCGCTTATGCCCAAAAGGTGTGGCCGACACACGAGCGGCGAAGCGCGTTTGAAAAAGCCATCGAATCGAAGGAGGAGTACATCCTTCCGGCACGCTTTGATGACACCGAGATACCAGGTCTCCATAAGCACATTGGCTATGTCGACCTTCGCCGCAAAACGCCGAAGGAACTTGCGAAGCTCATCATGCAGAAACTCGGCCACTCTGTCGATGGATTCGAGAGCAATGATCCTTTTCCGAAGATAAGTAACGACGAGATTCCTTTTTAG
- a CDS encoding carbohydrate kinase family protein translates to MKTKKQTPHLVSSGFIALDIVLGLEDPQTPRFYTGGTTGNVTAALSYLGWATTPISRLAEDDAGEFVKADLKRWGADTNHLMGNSPCPTPIVVEKIFLGKDGAPKHRFLWTCPDCGAYLPSYRPVLTETVEGLRASMDKACVFFTDRVSRSTLVLAEHFKKNDAVVVFEPSGVGDPAQFVEMLQLCDVLKYSDQRAKGFSDLLSDNKAFLEIQTLGAEGLRFQLRGQRRMKSWAALSSYDVDVKDTAGAGDWTTVGLIHRLFEEGRQSLRSLTKAQVAEALQYGQALAALNCQFEGARGAMYQLPQSRFFEKLKGLILKKSRSYLSDKPEEVGVGRLIPTKVCPSCSESRMDWSIDSREGAVAKLASSR, encoded by the coding sequence ATGAAGACTAAGAAGCAGACTCCTCATCTCGTCAGTTCAGGATTCATCGCGCTGGATATCGTTCTTGGTCTCGAAGACCCGCAAACACCTCGCTTCTACACGGGCGGGACAACGGGAAATGTGACCGCCGCACTCTCCTACTTGGGCTGGGCGACAACTCCGATCAGCAGGCTCGCCGAAGATGATGCCGGCGAGTTTGTGAAAGCAGATCTAAAGCGATGGGGGGCCGACACCAACCACCTGATGGGCAATTCGCCGTGCCCGACACCGATTGTTGTCGAGAAGATTTTTCTCGGCAAGGACGGTGCTCCAAAGCATCGCTTTCTTTGGACATGTCCTGATTGCGGAGCCTACCTTCCAAGCTATCGTCCCGTATTGACTGAGACAGTCGAAGGCCTTCGGGCGAGTATGGATAAGGCGTGTGTATTTTTCACTGACCGGGTGTCGCGTTCAACCCTCGTGCTGGCGGAGCACTTCAAGAAGAATGATGCCGTTGTTGTCTTTGAGCCCTCAGGGGTTGGAGATCCGGCCCAATTCGTTGAGATGCTCCAGCTGTGTGATGTGCTCAAATACTCAGATCAACGGGCGAAGGGGTTCAGCGATCTTCTTAGCGACAATAAGGCTTTTCTTGAAATCCAGACACTCGGTGCCGAAGGGCTTCGCTTCCAGCTACGCGGGCAGCGAAGAATGAAGTCCTGGGCGGCATTGTCCTCTTACGATGTGGACGTGAAGGATACTGCAGGTGCTGGAGACTGGACGACTGTTGGCCTTATTCATCGGTTGTTCGAGGAGGGAAGGCAATCGCTGAGGAGTTTAACCAAGGCGCAAGTTGCGGAGGCGCTGCAATACGGCCAAGCACTGGCAGCCCTCAATTGCCAATTTGAAGGCGCACGAGGGGCGATGTATCAGCTTCCGCAGTCGCGTTTCTTTGAAAAGCTTAAGGGCCTCATCCTTAAGAAATCCAGGAGTTATCTTTCGGATAAGCCTGAGGAAGTCGGAGTCGGCCGTCTCATTCCAACAAAGGTGTGCCCAAGCTGCAGTGAAAGCAGAATGGATTGGTCAATCGACTCGCGCGAAGGAGCTGTTGCTAAACTGGCCTCTTCACGATAG
- a CDS encoding ORC-CDC6 family AAA ATPase, whose product MLDLLGDDPHLWDKPQLIRSAPGAGKTTLLRLFTPAALVNLHAFRDNADLKELYQRMATLGVINEGGPQLLGVFLSCARNYRILDDLDFEPARKQRLLFGLLNARIVLATLRASLQLRGLRYPEDLSRIKVSADAPTEIRAGEPGATSGVELHRWATALEENVCDAIDSFDGGELASLPGSDTLHSIGLMRPGVLTVDGRPVASHRLLLLDDVHHLTHGQRSLLLKTVADMRTGVGVWLAERFEALSTDEMLETGVTEGRDYDGEILIERFWRESANKFTNLLNSVADRRASAALTVEVTSLDSCLQASLDGTEWQGKYEATIPVIRDRVTKLSRESTLFHDWIEAQERQPGGIRDRAIGWRVLEILIYRELRNQQASFDFPLSPADLKEKTDSSIRAAAELFLAQEFRLPYYFGPKKLANLASWNIEQFMRLAGDEFEEVVASSLISKTPTLNAGRQDALLREASESFWTEIPRRARYGERVYQLLTSIGRFCRQRTYEENAPYDPGVTGIAISMKEREQLQSKEFLKKNPEYGLLADVLAAAIANNLLEAQLDRRVKGNTWMVLNLNRLLCVSYDLPLQYGGFKERPLRDLYVWMTAGYEPKKSLL is encoded by the coding sequence ATGCTCGACCTTCTCGGAGACGATCCGCACTTGTGGGACAAACCTCAGTTGATTCGGAGCGCACCGGGCGCCGGAAAAACGACACTGCTTCGCCTCTTCACGCCAGCCGCGCTCGTGAACCTCCATGCCTTCAGAGACAACGCGGATCTGAAGGAACTCTATCAACGTATGGCGACTCTGGGCGTCATCAATGAGGGTGGACCGCAACTGCTCGGTGTCTTCTTGTCCTGCGCGCGTAATTACCGAATCCTTGATGATCTCGACTTCGAACCAGCCCGCAAGCAGCGTCTGCTTTTCGGACTTCTGAACGCTCGGATTGTCTTGGCAACGCTCCGAGCCAGCCTCCAGCTGAGAGGCCTTCGTTATCCTGAGGACCTTTCGCGCATCAAGGTATCGGCGGACGCGCCGACGGAGATTCGTGCTGGAGAGCCGGGAGCCACCTCAGGCGTTGAGCTCCACCGCTGGGCGACGGCCCTCGAAGAGAACGTATGTGACGCGATCGACAGCTTCGATGGCGGCGAACTCGCGTCTCTGCCGGGGAGCGATACGCTTCATTCGATCGGTCTGATGCGGCCGGGTGTGCTTACGGTCGATGGGCGACCCGTCGCAAGTCACCGATTGTTACTTCTCGACGACGTGCATCATCTTACGCACGGGCAACGGAGTTTGTTGCTCAAGACCGTTGCTGATATGCGGACCGGCGTGGGTGTCTGGTTGGCAGAGCGATTCGAAGCCCTTTCCACGGACGAGATGCTCGAAACAGGCGTGACCGAAGGACGGGACTACGACGGGGAAATATTGATCGAGCGCTTCTGGCGAGAGAGTGCGAACAAGTTCACTAACCTCCTCAACAGCGTGGCCGACCGACGTGCCAGTGCAGCTTTGACAGTGGAGGTGACCTCTCTCGATTCCTGCCTACAGGCCTCGCTGGACGGTACTGAGTGGCAGGGCAAGTACGAAGCGACGATTCCCGTCATCCGGGACCGCGTCACGAAGTTGTCGCGCGAGAGTACCCTCTTCCATGACTGGATAGAGGCACAGGAAAGACAGCCGGGGGGCATACGGGATCGTGCAATCGGGTGGCGCGTACTCGAGATTCTGATTTACCGCGAACTGCGGAACCAGCAAGCCTCATTTGACTTCCCTCTCAGCCCTGCGGATCTTAAGGAAAAGACCGATTCGAGTATTCGTGCCGCAGCCGAGTTGTTTCTTGCCCAGGAATTCCGCCTGCCCTACTACTTTGGGCCGAAGAAGCTAGCCAACCTGGCCTCATGGAATATCGAACAATTCATGCGCTTAGCCGGAGATGAGTTCGAGGAGGTCGTAGCATCCAGCCTGATCTCGAAGACGCCAACCCTTAACGCTGGCCGACAGGATGCGCTGCTGCGGGAAGCTTCGGAGTCTTTCTGGACGGAAATCCCGCGCCGAGCGCGCTACGGCGAGAGGGTTTATCAGTTGCTCACGTCGATCGGCAGATTCTGCCGGCAGAGGACCTACGAAGAGAATGCTCCTTACGACCCTGGTGTAACGGGAATCGCTATTTCCATGAAAGAGAGAGAACAGCTCCAGAGTAAGGAATTCCTCAAGAAGAACCCGGAGTATGGCCTTCTGGCTGACGTTTTGGCGGCAGCGATCGCCAATAATCTGCTCGAAGCTCAGCTAGACCGCCGGGTTAAAGGAAATACCTGGATGGTACTGAACCTCAATCGGTTACTCTGTGTGTCATACGATTTACCGCTGCAATACGGGGGCTTCAAGGAGCGCCCCTTGCGCGATCTTTATGTGTGGATGACAGCAGGATACGAGCCGAAGAAATCACTTCTTTGA
- a CDS encoding phosphoribosyltransferase-like protein encodes MNNQLAEELLSKVMGWQPADFNQVGLELQAMASYKYDEYQQFSPGMRFTESLARWLSQFTPDERPVALDYIRKHLVFISTAELNHLVSIAYPDCIRPLLLDLAAKKAGIEPWRKRQIAASDAFRVLQRKTLFLGLSDGARTDVFRRANPLLTNEQVRQSHEPSRERIDGLVKDLKIALKDMGEPVAAEESTEQSDPAFEVVVLMDDFSASGISYLRLTEDGAVTGKIGKFLVNLANPENPLSKLVVKEGREVILVLYLATAKVEEKLMAQRKALEERFGVKLNIIVVQRLPNETILIEGAKPDIDALIKKYYDDTNETDATRLGGTDLRYGFAGCGLPLVLSHNTPNNSLGLLWADGPQMRSLFPRVTRHKDSI; translated from the coding sequence ATGAATAACCAACTAGCGGAGGAACTGCTGAGTAAGGTCATGGGGTGGCAACCGGCGGATTTCAATCAGGTGGGTCTAGAACTCCAGGCTATGGCTTCGTATAAGTACGACGAGTATCAGCAGTTCTCACCCGGAATGCGCTTCACGGAGAGTCTAGCGCGCTGGCTCAGCCAGTTCACGCCCGACGAGCGACCGGTTGCGCTTGACTATATCCGCAAACACCTCGTTTTCATCTCTACCGCGGAGTTGAATCATCTGGTCTCCATCGCCTATCCAGACTGTATTCGCCCCCTGCTGCTGGATCTCGCTGCCAAGAAAGCTGGAATCGAACCGTGGAGGAAGAGGCAAATCGCTGCGTCAGATGCCTTTCGAGTCCTTCAGCGGAAGACCCTGTTCCTCGGCTTGAGTGACGGCGCCCGAACGGATGTCTTTCGCCGCGCGAACCCCCTGCTCACTAATGAGCAGGTGCGTCAGAGCCATGAACCAAGCCGGGAGCGCATCGACGGGCTCGTCAAGGATTTAAAGATCGCACTGAAAGACATGGGTGAGCCTGTTGCAGCTGAGGAGTCCACAGAACAGAGCGATCCTGCATTCGAAGTTGTGGTCCTGATGGATGACTTTTCCGCCAGTGGAATCAGCTATCTACGTTTGACCGAAGACGGGGCCGTCACCGGCAAGATTGGAAAGTTTCTTGTCAACCTTGCGAATCCCGAGAATCCTCTCTCAAAGTTGGTTGTGAAGGAGGGACGTGAGGTTATCCTCGTCCTTTATCTGGCGACGGCCAAGGTCGAAGAGAAGTTGATGGCCCAACGGAAGGCGCTTGAAGAGCGATTTGGCGTGAAGCTCAATATAATCGTTGTGCAACGCCTGCCGAACGAGACCATTCTAATTGAGGGCGCGAAGCCGGACATTGACGCTCTGATCAAGAAATATTACGACGATACCAACGAGACGGACGCCACACGGCTCGGGGGTACCGACCTCCGCTACGGATTTGCCGGTTGCGGACTACCACTGGTATTGAGTCACAATACTCCCAATAATTCGCTTGGGCTCTTGTGGGCGGACGGCCCGCAGATGCGATCTCTATTTCCCCGCGTCACACGCCACAAGGATTCGATATGA